GAGGTCGAGGCCGGGGAACCCGTGCATCGAGCAGGACGAGGATCCGGTGTTCCTCAGGTTGATCAGCACCTCGCCCTCCGCCATCCCGCCCGAACTGCTGAAGGAGAGGTTCGCGGTCCGGCAGATGTCGCCGTACGGCGCCCTGGCGGAGGGTGAAGCCGCGGAGGCCGAGGCCTGCGGGTCCCCTCCGCCGGACCCTTCCGCGGCTTCCCCGGACCCGGTGGAAGCGCTCGGACCGCCGGAGCCATCGGTGGCGGAGGGAGCCCCCGGCGACGCATACACGGACGCGGAGGAGGCGGACGCAGGCGCGGACCTCGCCGCCGCTCCGGTTCCGGTGCCGTCGTCGCCGCTGCAGGCGGTGAGGGCCAGGGCTGCCGTCGCGGTGGTGGCGACGACTGCGTATGTCTTCTGAAGGCGCATGAGTTCCCCCGGGACGAGGACCGGCTGCTCCGTACGAGCACTTCCATGTGTGATGCATGCGATTGTTCCGCAGGGTGGCGTGCCGAGCCGAGGATCATCACACGGGCCGTACGAACGCCCCGTCACGCGACCACATGAGGCTCGTGCCCGTCAGGAGCCGCGCCATGTGCGCCGGACGGCGGTGGCCCGGGGATGCGGAGGGCCGCGCTTGCGGGCAGCGTGGTGGGGTGTCGCAACTGCTGAGAACCCGGTGGATCCCCGTAGGCCTCATCGTGCTGGCCGTGGTGGTCGACCTGGTCACCCCGCACGACGTGACATCCGCGCCGCTCCTGATGGCGGCTCCCGTCGCCGCCGCGCCGCTCCTCGGCGTCCGCGGGATCATCGGCGTCGGCCTCACCTCGATGATCGTCCATGCCTTCCTCGCACGGGTCGACGGCACCTTCGGCTGGCGCGCGGGCGTGGCCAACCAGCTCACCCTGGCGGCCGTCACCGCACTCGCCGTACTGATCCACCGCACCCTGCGCCGACAGGACGACAGCGCCCGGCGCGCGCGACACGTCGCGGCCGTCGCCCAGCGGGCCGTACTGCCGAGGCCCCCGTCCCGCCTGGGGGACCTGCACATCGAGGCGCGGTACGTGCCCGCCGAGAGCGAGGCCCTGATCGGCGGAGACCTGTACGTGGTGCAGAGCACCCCGTACGGGATCCGGGTCATGGTCGGTGACGTACGGGGTAAGGGCCTCGGGGCGGTCAGCGCCGTCAGCGCCGACCTCGGCGCCTTCCGGTACGCGGCCGACGAGTCCGAGGACCTTCCACAGCTGGTGGCCCGGCTGGAACGCGCCCTTCTGCGTGAGGGCGGCCGGCGTGGCGGCCAGCAGCAGCAGGAGGGCTTCACGACGGCTCTGATCGCGGAGTTCTCCGAGGATCTGGAGACCGTGCGTCTGGTCAACCGTGGCCATCCGCCTCCGGTCCTCATGGACGCGCAGGGCCGGGCCACACTCCTCGAGGCTTCCGAGGAGGCGCCACCGCTGGGTATGAGCGACCTGGGTTCCTGGACCTCCCCGGTCGACAGCTTCCCCTTCCCCGCCGGCTCCACCCTCCTCTGCTACACCGACGGCATCACCGAGTCACGCGACGCCACCGGACGCTTCTACGACCCGGTCGCCCGCCTGCCGCTCGTGTTCGTCAGGCGTGCGCGGGGCGGCCGTCTCTCGCCGGGCCAGATCCTGGACATGCTGATCCACGACGTCCGCCGTCACGTCGGTGGAAGGCCCAAGGACGACCAGGCCATGCTGGCCCTCCACCGTGCCCCCAGCGGGTCCGGAACCGTCCCGCTGGACGGGGGGACCGCCCCGGCCGCCTCCCCGGGCTGACGGTGCGCCCGGAGAGAGCCCGAGCCCGTGCCCGCCCGTTTGTCACGCCGGCGGCTGGACATGATCCGGTTCGTGACGGAAAGTCGTGAAGCGATGACGTGGACGCTGAAGAGCGAGCGTCCGGAAGCCGCCGGGTACCTGACGGTTCTGTGCCGCACCTATCTGCAGCCCGACGGCAAGGAGTCGGACTGGGACATCCTGCGGGGTTCGCCGACGGTGGCCCTCGTGGCGTTCACCGAGGAGGGCCGGGGCATCCTCGTGCGTCAGTACCGCCCCGGCCCCGGCAAGGTGCTGGCGGAGCTGCCCGGCGGCATGATCGAGCCCGGCGAGGACGTGCTGCACGCGGCGGCGAGAGAACTCCTGGAGGAGACCGGGTACCGGGCGGGGACGCTCGAGGTCGTCCTGAAGACCTATCTGGCGTCCTACGCGACCCACGAACGGTACGCGGTGGTGGCCAGGGGCTGCCGCAAGGTGGCCGAACCCACGCCCGACGCGGAGGAGTTCGTGGAACCGTTCACCCTCGCGCAGGACGCGTACGTGGACCACCTGCTCGGCGGCGAGTACACCGACACGGACGTGGGCCTGGCGGGGCTCGTCGCGGCGGGGCTGCTCGTCAGGAAGAGCTGAGGCACCGCCGCCCGCCCGCGGCCGGACGGGCTCGTGCCAGCCCGGACGCCTCGGGGAGACGGTGGCTGAAACACGTGTGCGGGCGCGCTCGCGGGGGAGGCGGGACGTATGCACTCATGGACGCTCGACGACATGCCCGACCTCTCCGGCACCACCGCGGTGGTCACCGGGGCGAACAGCGGGATCGGCGCCGTGACCGCGCTCGTCCTTGCCCGGTCCGGGGCCAGGACGATCCTCGCCTGCCGTGATCCCGGGCGTGGCGCGCGGGCACTGGAGGCCGTCCGCCGTGCCGCGCCCGGATCGGACACCAGGCTCGTCGGGCTCGACCTGGCCGACCTGTCGTCCGTGGCCGAGGCGGCCGGGCACATCGCGAAGGAGACCGACGGCAGCCTCGATCTCCTGGTCAACAACGCGGGAGTGATGGCCCTGCCCCTGCTGCGTACCGCCGACGGGTTCGAGATGCAGTTCGGGACCAACCACCTCGGCCACTTCGCTCTCACCCATCACCTGCTGCCCCTCCTGGGGACGGGCGGCATGTCGAGGGTCGTGACGGTGTCGTCGCTGGCACACCGCATCGGCCGCATCGACTTCGGCAACCTCGGTGCCGAGCGGGGATACGACAAGTGGCGTGCCTACGCCCAGTCCAAGCTCGCCAACCTGCTGTTCACCGCGGAACTCCAGCGCCGGGCCGACGAGGCCGGCAGGCCGTTGCTCGCGCTGGCCGCCCACCCGGGCCTGTCCGCGACGGAGCTCGGGCAGGCGGGGCCGCGGCTGGCCGGGCGCACCTGGGCCGCGAAGCTGGAACGGGCCACGCGCGTCTACACACAGCCGGCATCGGCCGGCGCCCTGCCCACGCTGTACGCGGCCACCCTGCCCACGGCGCTCGGCGGAAGCTACTACGGCCCCCGGCTGCTCGGCGGCACGAGGGGAGGCCCCGGACCCGCGCACATGTCCGCCCGCGCCCAGGACATGGACACGGCCCGGACACTGTGGGACGAATCGGCGCGCCTCACCGGGACGCCGGCCGACGTCATCTGAAGACGGCTCCGTCCCCGCTCCCCGGGCGGGGAGCGGGGACGGAGCCGACGGAGTCAGACCGCTGCCAGCCGCAGGTCCGCGCCTCCGGCGCGCAGCCCCTCGGCGGCGGCCTCCGCGAGGGCGTCGTCGGTGACGATGGTGTCGAACGCGCCGAGCGGAGCCACCCGGAACTTGCCGAACGTCCCGTACTTCGACGAGCCCGCGACCAGCACGCTCGACCCCGTGCACTCCATCGCCGCCTGCTTGACCTCCACCTTCGCGGCCGACGGGGTGGTCACCCCGCGCAGCAGATCCCAGGAACTGGTGCTGATGAAGGCGATGTCGAGCGCGAGCTGACGCAGTGTCGTGGCCGCCAGCCGGCCCACGCTCGACCGGTTGGACGGGTCCACCTGGCCGCCGATGTGTATGACGTCGAGGTGCGACGAGCCCATCAGGCGGTCGACGGTCGTGAAGTCGTTCGTGACGACCGTCAGCGACTCGTGGCGTGCCAGCAGCGGCACCATGGCCAGCAGCGTCGTGCCCGCGTCGAGGTAGACAGTCATGCCCTCCTGGACCAGCCCGGCGGCGACACCGGCCATGGCCTCCTTCTCCGGCTGCTCTATCAGCGACTTGGTCTGGAAGCTGGGTTCGCTCTGGAGGTGACTGGCGATCCGTGCCCCGCCGGGAACGGAGAACACGAGCCCCCGGCGTTCCAGTTCGGCGATGTCGCGGCGGACGGTCATGTGGGAGACGCCGAAGAGCTGGGTGATCTGCTGCACGCTGAGTACCCCGTCGCGCCGCAGGTGCTTCAACAGGAGCTCGCGCCGTTGATCGGGGATCAGGGGCAACTGCTCTTCGTCGGCCACTGCTTCTTACCTTTCCTCGCGCGGCCACCGCGGCCGCTGCTCGATTGTGCCGTCCAGGCCCGGACCGTCCCAACAGGGCACGGCGTTCAGGACCCGACGAACGTGCTCAGCAGGAGCACTCCGCCGAGGCTGAGCAGCGACTGCAGGGACAGCATCAGCGTCCAGGTGCGGAACGTCTGGGCGACCGAGAGCTGGTAGTACTCCTTGAACAGCCAGAATCCGGAGTCGTTGACGTGCGAGAGCATCACCGCGCCCGACGCCGTCGCCAGCACCAGCAGTTCCGGGGACAGGCCCGGGTAGGCACCGATCAGGGGAGCCACGATTCCGGTGGCGGCGGCGGTGGCCACCGTCGCGGAGCCGAGGCAGATGCGCAGCAGCGCGGCCACCAGCCAGGCGAGGAGCAGCGGGGGGATCGACCAGTCCACCGCGTAGTCGGAGATCAGCTTGTCGATGCCGGTGGCGGTGAGCATCGCCTTCAGGCCGCCGCCGGCGCCCAGGATCAGCACGATCCCGCCGACCGGGCCGAGGCCCTTGCCCGCCATCTTCTGGAGCTGGCCCAGGCCGAAGCCGGAGCGAAGGCCCAGGGCGAAGAAGGCGAAGATCACCGCGGCGAGCAGCGACATGACCGAGGAGTCGCACGCCTCGAAGATCGCGTAGGGCAGGGAGCCCTCCGCGGTGTTCGCGGTGCCGACGGTCCCGATCAGCATCAGGACGGGCGGCAGCAGCACCGTGATCAGGGCGAGGGTGAAGGAGGCCGGCCGCTTGCGGTTCTCCGGCTCGGGGCTCGACTCGGGGATGGGGCCCTTGTCCAGGTCCGGGGCCGGACCGAACCATCGTGAGGCGAACTTCGTCAGCAGCGGTCCGCTGATCACGGCGATCGGGATGCCGATGATCAGACCGTAGAGGATGGTCAGGCCGGTGTTCGCCCCGTACGCCGAGACGGCGAGGGTGGGGGAGGGGTGCGGCGGGAGCAGGCCGTGCGAGATGTACAGGCCGGCGGCCAGCGGCAGTCCGACGTACAACAGGTGCGTGCCGGTGCGCTTGGCGACGGCGTACACCAGCGGTACGAGCATCACGAAGCTGACGTCGAAGAGATGCGGCATCCCGATGAGCAGGGCCGCTGCCGTGATGGCTGTGGGGATCCACTTGACCGGGCGGGCCCCGATGAACACGGTGGCGATCCGGTCGGCTCCGCCGGAGCCCAGCAGGATGCCGCCGAGTATGGTGCCCAGCCCGATGGTGGGACCGGTGCTCTTCAGCGCGTCGCCGAAGCCGTCCTGGAAGTGCTCGACGGTGTCGCCCGGGCCCAGGCCCGCGGCGAGACCCAGACCGAGGGCGGACAGCGCCAGCGCCATGAACGGATGGAGCTTGGCCTTGGTGATCAGCAGGATCAGGACGACGACCGCGGCGGCGCCCAGCAGGAGGTTCTGGAGGTCGCTGCTCATCATCGGCTCGCGTGGGGGACGGGGGCGCCGGTGGCGCGCGAGGCACGACCGGAGGTCCAGGCGTGCAGGAGGTCCGTCTCCGGGTCGGCGAGGTCGTCGAGCGTGATCAGGGCGCCGGCCCTGACGTCGCGTCCGAGCGTCGCGTGCGCGGCCAGGTACAGCGGAGCCGCGTCGGCGGGAGCGTCCTCGTCGCGCAGCAGGACGGCCTGGACGCCGGTGACGTCGTGGTGGTGGCCGCCCATGTCCAGCACGGTGCCGGCGGGCAGATCGCGCTTGGCCCGTCCGGCGAGCATGGCGTGGGCCCGCGGGTCGGTGCCGCCGGAGGGCCTGCCGTGGAGCACCGCGGACAGCAGCGAGACCGGCGTCTCGACTCCCATGAGGTGGTACGGCAGGTAGATCGCCGCGTAGCGCCCGTCCCGGCTGACCACGTGGCCCTTGCCGCGCAGCGTCTCCCAGGTGACCGGGTCACCGGTCCGCACGACGACGAAGACGCCCCCGGCGAACGAGGCCTCGTCCGGCAGCCGCAGCGCGCTGAACACGTCGACGGCGCCGGTGCGGTGCAGCACACCGCCGTCCTCGCGCAGGGAGTAGACGTCGGCCAGCTCGGCGATCCGGGCGACCGGGTAGTGCAGGCGCTCGACGTCCGGCCGGAAGCCGGTGCCGGTCGCGACCACCGCCATCTCGCAGTAGTCGGCGGTGGCGCCGGTCGGCAGGGCGGTCACCGCGGCCGCACGGGCGGCGAGCGTGGCGCGTACGTCGGAGCCGAGGCCGAGCAGCCCGGCCAGTTCGGGGGCCGGGACCGTGGTGTCGAGCTGGGTGACGGAGCCGGTGGCGGGGTCGAACACGAGGTCGTACTCGCTGGACTTGCCGATCGCCACGATGTCCAGGCCCAGTAGTTCCGCCCAGGTCACGAGCGCGATGAGGTTCGCGGGCTGGTCGCCGTCGGCCGTGGTGTAGACGACGCCGTTGTCGCGGGCCAGGTCCGCGAGGTGCAGGCCGGCGACGGAGTCGACCTCCTTGCTGACCATGGCGACGTGACGTCCGCCGGTCAGGGCCTCGCGAGCCATCGCGTAGCCGTCGGCAGGGCTTCCGGTCGCCTCCACCAGGATGTCCCAGGGGGCCGCGGGCAGCAGCGCGCCGTCCGCCACCAGGGCGACCGACCCCTGCTCCGCGGCGCGCGCGACCTCGTCGGCGTCCGCGCAGACGGCCAGGCGGTCCGCCGGGTACCCGAGCTCGACGAGCATGTCGCGCAGCCGCTCCACGTCACGGTCGCACAGGACGGCAGGGGCCAGACGTCCGATGCGCGGGGTCTGCGCCAGCAGGGTCCGGGCGAAGCCGCCGCCGGCTCCGGACAGTGCGTAGCGCACGGTCCGGTCGCCGGTTCCGGCGAACAGGTGATGCAGATTCATTGGTTCTCCTAGACGGGCGCACGGCTCGGTTCAACGGCTCCGACTGACGCGGTCTCGGCAACGGCACGAGCACCACACGGGAGCGTGTTAACAAGATGTACCAGCAGATATCGTCTGCGTAAAGTCTGTTAACATTTTTTCACACACGAACACGCAGGAACTCAGTAGCCGGGGAACTTCACCCGGCACCGCACACCGACGCAAGGAGGTCCGATGCCGACCCTCGGGGCCATCGCCGACGACTTCACCGGAGCAACCGATCTCGCCACCATGCTCGTCGCCCGGGGCCACCGGACCGTGGTGACGGTGGGCCCGGAGTCCCTCACCGACGGCCCGGGGGGAGCGGCCGTGCGTGACGCCGACGCGGTCGTGGTGGCCCTCAAGTCGCGCACCGCACCGGTGGACGAGGCCGTCGGTACGTCACTGGCTGCCCTGCGCGCCCTGCGCCTGGCCGGCTGCGAGCGGTTCTACTTCAAGTACTGCTCCACCTTCGACTCCACTCCCGTCGGCAACATCGGGCCGGTCGCCGACGCCCTCCTCGCGGAGCTGGACGAACGCCGCACGGTGGTCGTCCCCTCGTTCCCCGCCACCGGCCGCACCGTCTACAAGGGCCGTCTCTTCGTCCACGACGAACTCCTCGACGAGAGTCCCATGCGGCACCACCCGCTCACGCCGATGCGCGACTCCCACGTCGGCCGGCTGCTCACCCCGCAGACCCGCCACCAGGTCCGCCTCGTCGGCCTCGACACCGTGCGGCAGGGCGCCGACGCACTGCGCGCCGCTCTCGACGCCCCGGAGCTCGCCGACTCGCTGGTCGTCGTGGACGCCGTGAGCGACGAGGACCTGGTGACCGTCTGCGCGGCCACCACCCACCTCGCCCTCGTCACCGGCGCGGCGGGCCTCGCCCTGGGGCTCACCGGCCCGCACCCCGAAGCCGCCCGTGCCACGCCCGCGTCCCGCCCGGGCGACCCCGGCGTCGTCCTCTCCGGCAGCGCCTCGTCGGCGACCAGGGCCCAGGTCGCCCACGCGCGCACCCGCCTGCCGAACCGCAAGCTCGACATCGCCGCCCTGCGCGCCGACTTCACGGGCGAGGTCGCCGCGCTCGTCGACTTCGTACGCAGGTCCTGGGAGGAGGAGCCGGGCACGCCACCCCTCATCCATTCCGTCGACGACCTCGGTGACCTCGAACAGGCGGCGCCCGACGACGGCCCCGCCGCCTCGGAACTCGTCGAGCGCGCCCTCGCCGCCTGCGCCACCGCCCTGGTCGCCGCGGGCGCACGGCGCGTCCTCGTCGCCGGCGGCGAGACCTCCGGCGCCGTCGTCACGGCCCTCGGGGTCCGCACCCTGTCCATCGGCGCGCCCATCGCCCCCGGCGTCACGTGGGCCCGCGCCGATGGCCGGGCCCACGGCCAGGAGCACACCGTGGACCTCGCCCTGAAGTCGGGCAACTTCGGCGACACCGCCATCTTCACGGAAGCCTGGAGCGCGCTGGCATGAGCGACCCCCGCACCGAACTCGCCGCGGCGGGCGCCAGGCTGGCGGCCCTGGGGCTCAGCCCGGGTTCCTCCGGAAACCTGAGTGTCCGGATCGACGACCGCATGCTCATCACTCCCACCGGCGCCGACCTCGCCGAGGTGGACCCCGACGGGCTCAGCGTGCTCGGTCTCGACGGCACCCACCTCGACGGGCCGCGTCCGTCGAAGGAGTTCCCCCTGCACAGCGCCTTCTACCGGCGGGACGCCGCCACCCGCGCCGTCGTGCACCTGCACGCCCGGAACGCCACCGCGGTGTCCTGTCTCCCCCCGTGGTCGGCCAGGAGCGCGCTGCCGCCGCTGACCCCGTACTTCGTGATGCGGGTCGGGCAGACCCCCCTCGTCCCTTACGCCCCGCCCGGCGACGCGGACCAGGCGGAGGTCCTGGCCCGGCTGCCCTTCCCGCTCCGCGCGGCACTCCTCCAGAACCACGGGCCCGTCCTCGCCGGCGCCACGATGGCCCGCGCCGTCGACGCGGCGGTGGAGCTGGAGGAGGTGTCCGCCCTGCTCCTGGCGCTGGGGGAGCGGTCGCCGCGGCTCCTGACACCGGAGGAGGCGGGCACGCTCGCGCGGAAGTACGACTCGCCGTGGGGTGAGAGCTGAGGAGTGCCACGACGGCGGCCGGGTGAGGGGCGCCGCGACGACGGCGGCCGGGTGAGGAGCGTCTCACCCGGCCGCCGCCGCTTGCTATGCAACCAGTTGCATAGAACGATCGGGGCATGGCGCTCGAACACGCGATCCTCGTCTCCCTGCTGGAGCAGCCGGGCTCCGGCTATGAGCTGGCCCGGCGGTTCGAGCGGTCCATCGGATACTTCTGGACCGCCACCCACCAGCAGATCTATCGCGTCCTCAAGCGCATGGAGGGCGACGGCCTGCTGGACGTCCGCGACGTCCCGCAGGAGCGCCGGCCCGACAAGAAGGAGTACTCCGTCGCCGGCCCCGGCCGGGCAGCCCTCTCCGGCTGGCTGCACGAACCGATCGAACCGGAGAGCCTCCGCCACGACCTCGCCGTGAAGATCCGGGGTGCGGCCTTCGACGACCCGGCCGCACTGCTCGACGAGGTCGAGCGTCACCACCGGGTGCACGCCGACCGGCTCGCGCACTACCTCGCCGGGGAACTGCGCGACTTCACCGGCCCGGACGCCCCGGCACCGCTCAACGCCGGCCAGGAGCTCCAGCACGTCGTGCTGCGTGGCGGCATCGCTTACGAACGCATGACCGTCGCCTGGCTCGACGACGTACTCGCCACCCTCCGCGGGCTCGGCGCGGCCGTGCCGCGCGGCTGACCCGACCCCGCACCCTCCCGCCCGTACACCCCTGGAAGGCGTACCGCCATGGCCGACCCGCTGCTCTTCAACCCGCGTGCCTACGACCCGGCGCACTTCGACCCCGGGACCCGCAGGCTGCTGCGTGCCACCATCGACTGGTTCGAGAGCCGCGGCAAGCGCCGGATCATCGAGGACTACCGGTCCCGCGCCTGGCTGGGCGATTTCCTCGAGTTCTCCGCGAAGGAAGGCCTCTTCGCCACCTTCCTCACCCCCGCCTCCGCCACGGACCGTGAGGACGGGCGCTGGGACACCGCCCGCATCGCCGCGCTCAACGAGATCTTCGGGTTCTACGGACTCGACTACTGGTACGCCTGGCAGGTGACCATCCTCGGTCTCGGCCCGGTCTGGCAGAGCGACAACGCCGCCGCCCGCGACCACGCCGCCGAACTCCTCTCCCAGGGCGAGGTGTTCGCCTTCGGCCTGTCGGAGAAGGCGCACGGAGCCGACATCTACTCCACCGACATGCTCCTGGCACCGGACGGCGGCGGCGGCTTCCTGGCAACCGGCTCCAAGTACTACATAGGCAACGGCAACGCCGCGGGGCTCGTCTCCGTCTTCGGGCGCCGGACGGACGTCGAAGGCCCGGACGGCTACGTCTTCTTCGCGGCGGACAGCCGCC
The DNA window shown above is from Streptomyces sp. Alt3 and carries:
- a CDS encoding DUF4232 domain-containing protein, which encodes MRLQKTYAVVATTATAALALTACSGDDGTGTGAAARSAPASASSASVYASPGAPSATDGSGGPSASTGSGEAAEGSGGGDPQASASAASPSARAPYGDICRTANLSFSSSGGMAEGEVLINLRNTGSSSCSMHGFPGLDLEGEDGTVSAGRSSGRTIPTVALAPGEGTNFALHFPPDTGGGSGVTFTSAMVTPPDETHSHRLSLSVSVPAGTGSGPRITVDPVGSGK
- a CDS encoding NUDIX hydrolase — protein: MTESREAMTWTLKSERPEAAGYLTVLCRTYLQPDGKESDWDILRGSPTVALVAFTEEGRGILVRQYRPGPGKVLAELPGGMIEPGEDVLHAAARELLEETGYRAGTLEVVLKTYLASYATHERYAVVARGCRKVAEPTPDAEEFVEPFTLAQDAYVDHLLGGEYTDTDVGLAGLVAAGLLVRKS
- a CDS encoding class II aldolase/adducin family protein; protein product: MSDPRTELAAAGARLAALGLSPGSSGNLSVRIDDRMLITPTGADLAEVDPDGLSVLGLDGTHLDGPRPSKEFPLHSAFYRRDAATRAVVHLHARNATAVSCLPPWSARSALPPLTPYFVMRVGQTPLVPYAPPGDADQAEVLARLPFPLRAALLQNHGPVLAGATMARAVDAAVELEEVSALLLALGERSPRLLTPEEAGTLARKYDSPWGES
- a CDS encoding PP2C family protein-serine/threonine phosphatase gives rise to the protein MSQLLRTRWIPVGLIVLAVVVDLVTPHDVTSAPLLMAAPVAAAPLLGVRGIIGVGLTSMIVHAFLARVDGTFGWRAGVANQLTLAAVTALAVLIHRTLRRQDDSARRARHVAAVAQRAVLPRPPSRLGDLHIEARYVPAESEALIGGDLYVVQSTPYGIRVMVGDVRGKGLGAVSAVSADLGAFRYAADESEDLPQLVARLERALLREGGRRGGQQQQEGFTTALIAEFSEDLETVRLVNRGHPPPVLMDAQGRATLLEASEEAPPLGMSDLGSWTSPVDSFPFPAGSTLLCYTDGITESRDATGRFYDPVARLPLVFVRRARGGRLSPGQILDMLIHDVRRHVGGRPKDDQAMLALHRAPSGSGTVPLDGGTAPAASPG
- a CDS encoding PadR family transcriptional regulator; amino-acid sequence: MALEHAILVSLLEQPGSGYELARRFERSIGYFWTATHQQIYRVLKRMEGDGLLDVRDVPQERRPDKKEYSVAGPGRAALSGWLHEPIEPESLRHDLAVKIRGAAFDDPAALLDEVERHHRVHADRLAHYLAGELRDFTGPDAPAPLNAGQELQHVVLRGGIAYERMTVAWLDDVLATLRGLGAAVPRG
- a CDS encoding oxidoreductase; this encodes MHSWTLDDMPDLSGTTAVVTGANSGIGAVTALVLARSGARTILACRDPGRGARALEAVRRAAPGSDTRLVGLDLADLSSVAEAAGHIAKETDGSLDLLVNNAGVMALPLLRTADGFEMQFGTNHLGHFALTHHLLPLLGTGGMSRVVTVSSLAHRIGRIDFGNLGAERGYDKWRAYAQSKLANLLFTAELQRRADEAGRPLLALAAHPGLSATELGQAGPRLAGRTWAAKLERATRVYTQPASAGALPTLYAATLPTALGGSYYGPRLLGGTRGGPGPAHMSARAQDMDTARTLWDESARLTGTPADVI
- a CDS encoding DeoR/GlpR family DNA-binding transcription regulator, with translation MADEEQLPLIPDQRRELLLKHLRRDGVLSVQQITQLFGVSHMTVRRDIAELERRGLVFSVPGGARIASHLQSEPSFQTKSLIEQPEKEAMAGVAAGLVQEGMTVYLDAGTTLLAMVPLLARHESLTVVTNDFTTVDRLMGSSHLDVIHIGGQVDPSNRSSVGRLAATTLRQLALDIAFISTSSWDLLRGVTTPSAAKVEVKQAAMECTGSSVLVAGSSKYGTFGKFRVAPLGAFDTIVTDDALAEAAAEGLRAGGADLRLAAV
- the otnK gene encoding 3-oxo-tetronate kinase, with translation MPTLGAIADDFTGATDLATMLVARGHRTVVTVGPESLTDGPGGAAVRDADAVVVALKSRTAPVDEAVGTSLAALRALRLAGCERFYFKYCSTFDSTPVGNIGPVADALLAELDERRTVVVPSFPATGRTVYKGRLFVHDELLDESPMRHHPLTPMRDSHVGRLLTPQTRHQVRLVGLDTVRQGADALRAALDAPELADSLVVVDAVSDEDLVTVCAATTHLALVTGAAGLALGLTGPHPEAARATPASRPGDPGVVLSGSASSATRAQVAHARTRLPNRKLDIAALRADFTGEVAALVDFVRRSWEEEPGTPPLIHSVDDLGDLEQAAPDDGPAASELVERALAACATALVAAGARRVLVAGGETSGAVVTALGVRTLSIGAPIAPGVTWARADGRAHGQEHTVDLALKSGNFGDTAIFTEAWSALA
- a CDS encoding homoserine dehydrogenase, with protein sequence MNLHHLFAGTGDRTVRYALSGAGGGFARTLLAQTPRIGRLAPAVLCDRDVERLRDMLVELGYPADRLAVCADADEVARAAEQGSVALVADGALLPAAPWDILVEATGSPADGYAMAREALTGGRHVAMVSKEVDSVAGLHLADLARDNGVVYTTADGDQPANLIALVTWAELLGLDIVAIGKSSEYDLVFDPATGSVTQLDTTVPAPELAGLLGLGSDVRATLAARAAAVTALPTGATADYCEMAVVATGTGFRPDVERLHYPVARIAELADVYSLREDGGVLHRTGAVDVFSALRLPDEASFAGGVFVVVRTGDPVTWETLRGKGHVVSRDGRYAAIYLPYHLMGVETPVSLLSAVLHGRPSGGTDPRAHAMLAGRAKRDLPAGTVLDMGGHHHDVTGVQAVLLRDEDAPADAAPLYLAAHATLGRDVRAGALITLDDLADPETDLLHAWTSGRASRATGAPVPHASR
- a CDS encoding GntT/GntP/DsdX family permease, with amino-acid sequence MSSDLQNLLLGAAAVVVLILLITKAKLHPFMALALSALGLGLAAGLGPGDTVEHFQDGFGDALKSTGPTIGLGTILGGILLGSGGADRIATVFIGARPVKWIPTAITAAALLIGMPHLFDVSFVMLVPLVYAVAKRTGTHLLYVGLPLAAGLYISHGLLPPHPSPTLAVSAYGANTGLTILYGLIIGIPIAVISGPLLTKFASRWFGPAPDLDKGPIPESSPEPENRKRPASFTLALITVLLPPVLMLIGTVGTANTAEGSLPYAIFEACDSSVMSLLAAVIFAFFALGLRSGFGLGQLQKMAGKGLGPVGGIVLILGAGGGLKAMLTATGIDKLISDYAVDWSIPPLLLAWLVAALLRICLGSATVATAAATGIVAPLIGAYPGLSPELLVLATASGAVMLSHVNDSGFWLFKEYYQLSVAQTFRTWTLMLSLQSLLSLGGVLLLSTFVGS